One Bacteroidia bacterium genomic window carries:
- a CDS encoding replication initiation protein: protein MAVATRSNPHLVVKSNELINARMNGFTVAQVRLFEMLIAQLDKDLDEFQTQRVYLADFISETGTKHKGEFERAREVTKSLMGQVIEIWDGDKLKQRNILYRADYDKKKPYVEIVFHPDLRPYLLQLKERFTSYDVRNILALKKIHSIRLYQLLKQYLFTGSCTFEVDRLKYILGVENKYKKYNDFKKYAVFAAQKELKEKCDISFEFEEIKKGKKVELLKFTITRQKSKYAIGARKESEVEIQAEPEVLDTLCKLGISEERSRYYLNTLQEKDINAAIEYTRKQFEAGRIKSSATAYLIKLLDSGFKESPKSEFAVPPKERSKRKRTERQEEVRLIEQLEAEFGAYRKQQVDKLCENAKEEDWIFFQAWAQQQLFINNKIFESGRFLRDHPDTENYFRIFISDRLPERNQAFIDWAALRGYRIGMESGSFWLIRD from the coding sequence ATGGCAGTAGCTACCAGGTCCAATCCTCACCTGGTCGTTAAGAGTAATGAGCTCATTAACGCCCGGATGAATGGCTTTACAGTGGCCCAAGTACGTTTGTTTGAGATGCTCATTGCTCAGTTGGATAAAGATCTGGATGAGTTTCAAACGCAACGGGTATATCTGGCCGATTTTATTTCGGAGACAGGGACCAAACATAAAGGCGAGTTTGAACGGGCAAGGGAAGTTACCAAATCCCTGATGGGACAGGTAATCGAAATTTGGGACGGAGATAAACTCAAACAAAGGAATATCCTGTATCGGGCTGATTATGATAAAAAGAAGCCTTATGTGGAGATTGTTTTCCATCCTGATTTGAGGCCTTATTTGCTGCAATTGAAAGAGCGATTTACTTCTTATGATGTTCGAAACATTCTTGCCCTGAAGAAAATCCATTCCATTCGCCTCTATCAATTACTCAAACAATACCTATTTACCGGAAGCTGCACCTTTGAGGTGGATCGCTTGAAATACATTCTGGGTGTTGAGAATAAATACAAAAAGTACAATGACTTCAAGAAGTATGCGGTTTTTGCTGCCCAGAAGGAGTTAAAGGAGAAATGTGATATCAGTTTTGAATTTGAGGAAATCAAAAAGGGAAAGAAAGTAGAATTACTCAAATTCACCATTACCCGACAAAAATCTAAATACGCGATTGGAGCACGGAAAGAAAGCGAAGTCGAAATTCAGGCTGAACCCGAAGTTCTGGATACCTTATGTAAACTGGGGATTTCGGAGGAAAGAAGCCGCTACTATTTAAATACCCTCCAGGAAAAGGATATCAATGCAGCAATCGAATATACCCGAAAGCAATTTGAAGCAGGACGAATAAAATCCAGCGCAACGGCTTATTTGATCAAATTGCTGGATTCAGGTTTTAAGGAATCTCCCAAGAGTGAGTTCGCTGTACCTCCGAAAGAACGCAGCAAGCGAAAGCGTACCGAGAGACAAGAGGAGGTTCGATTGATCGAGCAATTGGAAGCGGAGTTTGGAGCCTATCGCAAACAGCAGGTGGACAAGCTGTGCGAAAATGCAAAAGAAGAAGACTGGATTTTCTTTCAGGCCTGGGCACAACAACAACTTTTTATCAACAACAAGATTTTCGAAAGCGGAAGATTCCTTCGGGATCATCCAGATACAGAAAATTACTTCCGCATTTTTATCTCCGACCGACTTCCGGAAAGAAATCAGGCCTTCATTGACTGGGCGGCTTTGAGGGGATATCGGATTGGAATGGAATCAGGTAGCTTCTGGCTGATTCGCGATTGA
- a CDS encoding ParA family protein, with protein MPRIITINSQKGGTSKTTLSLNLYHYFTDGGLTCALVDADEQGSLTQLFEDNEGMNLIPRANIDSWEDIAAIEDADVIIIDTPPYLASDLPAIFAMSDIVVIPFRAAAFDILALNATVGLVESAKKENGALRACIVLTQGIHSTGFNKDARLAVKEYGLPVLSSVMKMRVDYARSLDTDKAIYSTENPKAISEIEAIGNEIINLVDVG; from the coding sequence ATGCCTCGAATCATTACCATTAATTCCCAGAAAGGCGGAACGAGTAAAACCACCCTGTCTTTAAATTTGTACCACTATTTCACTGACGGAGGGCTTACCTGTGCTTTGGTGGACGCAGACGAACAGGGAAGCCTCACACAGCTCTTTGAGGACAATGAAGGCATGAACCTTATCCCGAGGGCTAATATCGATTCCTGGGAGGATATAGCGGCTATTGAGGATGCGGACGTGATCATCATCGATACGCCTCCTTACCTCGCTTCCGACCTGCCAGCTATTTTTGCAATGTCTGATATTGTGGTAATCCCCTTCAGGGCCGCCGCATTTGACATCTTAGCGCTTAATGCTACCGTTGGGCTGGTGGAGTCAGCAAAGAAGGAGAACGGCGCTCTACGGGCCTGTATCGTCCTCACTCAGGGAATACACTCCACCGGTTTCAACAAAGATGCCCGTCTTGCAGTGAAGGAATACGGCTTGCCTGTTCTGAGTTCTGTGATGAAAATGCGGGTAGATTATGCACGTTCCCTGGATACAGACAAAGCCATTTACAGCACTGAAAACCCCAAAGCCATCAGCGAGATCGAAGCTATCGGCAATGAGATCATCAATCTCGTGGACGTAGGTTAA
- a CDS encoding BamA/TamA family outer membrane protein: MQIRKLLRWEVLLLFSLLSCQSVNPYYHRKEKDWSRNRPNPNLEIEHTIFLIGDAGKAKESDPVLRLLKHEFQEAGKHSSVLFLGDNIYPKGLPEVGMPGRERAEGILDAQINTVKEAAGKAYFIPGNHDWAYPDKIGGRKAILRQEAYIEEKLANKHAFLPDNACGDPVAVEVEKDLAIIFIDSHWFLHDWEKEPEMNEGCEVKTRFEFREKLIELIDEYDGGHILLALHHPIFTNGPHGGYFSLQDHLFPLSKINKHLFLPLPIIGSIYPSLRYLGVSPQDLGHPLNQQLIQILQDVTYKKGNILFASGHEHALQYFRDASTVSDRHYIVSGAGSKEHGLRRGGRVRFTYGKEGFAKLTYYKDGSVWLEMIRPLGNGDRSEVLFRKKVKDKSLSISPETRQTPLPKEEVLAFADTTYQAGKGKEFWFGKVYRDLWGTKLRFPVMDLSQLNGGLKPVKLGGGMQTRSLRFKAPDKRQYVIRSVRKDVTRAIQFNFPGIPQNTIISEIVQDQISMSNPYAAWVVPALADAVGVPHSDPSYFFVPKQPLLGDFNDRIGGEIYLFEERPTKHTPPGTSFGDGKRITSTPKVLRAIKSSNQHRINQKEVLRARLFDMLLGDWDRHDDQWRWLVKKEGKITWYQPIPRDRDQVFSLVNGVLPTILSSKWGLRFVHNFTYKTRDVVGLNFNAQFFDRTFLTEPSKSDWLEMAEEIKGKLSNEVIKNSIKAWPKEVYDLHGDSITKILIYRKDHLHELAEAYYKKLSKEVDVAGTDKRELFEVERKELGITRVQLFRLNKEGEKKDRIYDRHFSFPETKEIRLYGLSGEDVFEISGISPKSSLIRVIGGGDADSIVDNSRVKGGRRTRIYDTYSGNKLQLGSEAKSLLSNRIGINTYNRKAFQQDKHLPLVVLGFNQDDGFIIGGGLKWTQYGFRKTPFKSQQTVLLKGSLTTGSLNGYYTGIFSQVLGKSDLYLDFRAFAPSYIINYFGLGNETPYSDEMNEDFDFNRLRFSRIRAFPAIQRSFNGNKQFLRFGPEFTFTQVERTPNRFVDSDPSLSEEDFEGKYYGGLTFNYELDGRDNPILPLRGLHLNFLSKYQLNLQDRSQDFYSMNADLAAYYTFYSPILISLATRIGFGRNWGNYEFFQAQKLGRRDNLRGYRAERFAGDAMFYHNTEIRIPLIKINNRFIPFRTGFLAYMDQGRVWYAPENSSKWHRGYGAGIMLSPLSVAVLTATYNWSEEFNIFEIKFGFFF, translated from the coding sequence ATGCAAATTAGAAAGCTGCTGCGATGGGAAGTCTTGTTATTGTTCAGCTTACTCTCCTGTCAAAGTGTAAATCCCTATTATCACCGAAAAGAAAAGGACTGGTCCCGAAATCGTCCGAATCCCAATCTGGAAATAGAACATACGATCTTTCTGATTGGAGATGCCGGCAAAGCCAAAGAAAGTGATCCCGTCCTCCGTTTACTCAAACATGAATTTCAGGAAGCAGGTAAACATAGCAGCGTCCTTTTCCTTGGGGACAATATTTATCCTAAAGGTTTACCTGAAGTAGGTATGCCCGGCAGGGAAAGAGCTGAAGGAATCCTCGATGCACAGATCAATACCGTGAAAGAGGCTGCAGGCAAAGCTTACTTCATTCCCGGCAATCATGACTGGGCCTATCCGGATAAAATTGGGGGTCGAAAAGCCATTCTCAGGCAGGAAGCTTATATAGAGGAAAAGCTTGCTAACAAGCATGCCTTTCTGCCCGATAATGCCTGTGGAGATCCGGTAGCAGTTGAAGTGGAAAAGGACCTGGCCATCATCTTCATCGATTCTCACTGGTTTTTACATGATTGGGAGAAAGAGCCGGAAATGAATGAAGGCTGTGAAGTCAAAACCCGCTTTGAGTTTCGAGAGAAACTGATCGAACTGATCGACGAATATGATGGGGGACACATTCTGCTTGCTCTCCACCACCCTATCTTCACCAATGGTCCCCATGGAGGCTATTTTTCTTTGCAGGATCATCTCTTTCCCCTGAGTAAAATCAATAAGCACCTTTTTCTACCTCTGCCAATAATAGGCTCCATCTACCCTAGCCTAAGATATTTGGGCGTTTCTCCTCAGGATCTGGGACATCCCCTCAACCAGCAACTGATCCAGATTTTACAGGATGTCACCTATAAAAAAGGAAATATCCTTTTCGCTTCAGGCCATGAACATGCTTTGCAATATTTTCGGGATGCCAGTACGGTTAGCGACAGGCACTACATCGTAAGTGGAGCAGGTAGTAAGGAACATGGATTGAGAAGGGGCGGAAGGGTTCGTTTTACTTATGGGAAAGAAGGCTTTGCCAAATTGACCTACTATAAAGATGGCTCCGTTTGGCTGGAAATGATTCGTCCACTTGGCAATGGGGATCGATCTGAGGTCCTGTTTCGCAAAAAAGTCAAGGATAAAAGCCTTTCTATTTCGCCCGAAACCCGTCAAACTCCATTACCCAAAGAAGAAGTTCTGGCTTTCGCAGATACCACTTACCAGGCAGGCAAAGGCAAGGAATTCTGGTTTGGAAAAGTATATCGGGACCTATGGGGAACGAAACTGCGTTTTCCGGTTATGGACCTAAGCCAACTCAATGGCGGCTTGAAACCGGTTAAGTTGGGCGGAGGCATGCAAACCCGATCCTTGCGCTTTAAAGCCCCCGATAAACGCCAATATGTGATTCGATCCGTTCGGAAAGATGTCACCCGGGCCATTCAATTTAATTTCCCGGGCATTCCTCAAAATACCATTATATCAGAAATTGTGCAGGATCAGATATCTATGTCTAATCCTTATGCTGCCTGGGTAGTTCCTGCCCTTGCCGATGCGGTGGGGGTTCCTCATTCCGATCCTTCTTACTTTTTTGTCCCCAAACAGCCTCTATTGGGTGATTTTAATGATCGAATAGGGGGCGAGATTTATCTTTTTGAGGAAAGACCGACCAAGCATACTCCTCCCGGAACAAGCTTTGGAGATGGGAAAAGGATCACATCTACCCCTAAAGTACTTCGAGCGATCAAGTCCTCCAATCAGCACAGAATCAATCAGAAAGAAGTGCTACGAGCGCGATTGTTTGATATGTTGCTCGGGGATTGGGACAGACATGACGATCAGTGGAGATGGTTGGTGAAAAAGGAAGGAAAGATCACTTGGTACCAACCCATTCCTCGGGATAGAGATCAGGTTTTTTCTTTAGTAAATGGAGTGCTCCCCACCATTTTGAGTAGCAAATGGGGCCTGCGTTTTGTCCATAATTTCACCTATAAGACGAGGGATGTTGTTGGATTAAACTTCAATGCACAATTTTTTGATCGCACATTCCTTACAGAGCCCAGCAAAAGTGACTGGTTGGAGATGGCTGAGGAGATTAAAGGAAAATTGAGCAATGAAGTCATCAAAAACTCGATCAAAGCCTGGCCGAAAGAGGTCTATGACCTTCATGGTGATTCAATTACAAAGATCCTGATCTACCGGAAAGATCATCTGCATGAGTTGGCAGAAGCCTATTACAAGAAATTGAGCAAAGAGGTAGATGTGGCAGGAACTGATAAGCGGGAATTATTCGAGGTAGAAAGGAAGGAACTAGGCATTACACGGGTACAGCTCTTTCGTTTGAATAAAGAAGGTGAGAAAAAAGACCGCATCTACGATCGCCACTTTTCCTTTCCGGAAACCAAAGAAATCAGGCTCTACGGTTTAAGCGGGGAAGATGTCTTTGAAATATCAGGGATTTCCCCGAAAAGCAGCCTGATTCGCGTGATTGGGGGTGGAGATGCGGATAGTATTGTAGATAATTCGAGAGTTAAAGGAGGTAGGCGAACCCGCATCTATGATACCTATTCCGGTAACAAATTGCAGTTGGGGTCTGAAGCAAAAAGCCTGCTTTCCAACCGAATTGGCATCAATACTTACAATCGAAAGGCTTTTCAACAGGACAAGCATCTCCCTTTGGTGGTGCTGGGATTCAATCAGGATGATGGATTTATAATAGGAGGAGGCCTAAAATGGACCCAATATGGTTTTCGGAAAACGCCTTTCAAGTCCCAGCAAACGGTTCTGCTAAAAGGTTCCTTGACTACGGGCTCTTTGAATGGTTATTACACAGGAATCTTCAGCCAGGTATTGGGGAAATCAGATCTATATCTGGATTTCAGGGCTTTTGCCCCCTCTTACATCATCAATTACTTTGGGCTGGGCAATGAAACTCCTTATTCTGATGAAATGAATGAGGATTTTGATTTCAACCGCCTCAGATTCTCTCGAATCAGGGCTTTCCCGGCGATTCAACGAAGCTTCAATGGCAACAAACAGTTCCTGCGTTTTGGCCCAGAATTCACCTTTACCCAGGTAGAAAGAACCCCAAATCGCTTTGTAGACAGTGATCCCAGCCTCTCGGAAGAAGACTTTGAAGGCAAATATTATGGGGGCCTGACCTTTAATTATGAATTGGATGGCAGAGATAATCCCATCCTCCCTTTGAGAGGCCTGCACCTGAATTTCCTCTCCAAATACCAGCTGAATCTACAGGACAGAAGCCAGGATTTCTATTCCATGAATGCAGACCTGGCAGCCTATTACACCTTTTACTCCCCTATCCTTATCTCTCTGGCAACTCGTATTGGGTTTGGAAGAAATTGGGGAAATTATGAATTCTTTCAAGCTCAAAAGCTGGGCAGGAGAGATAATTTGCGGGGATATCGGGCTGAACGATTTGCCGGAGATGCCATGTTCTACCACAATACGGAAATTCGTATCCCCCTTATCAAAATCAACAATCGATTCATTCCCTTTCGAACCGGTTTTTTGGCCTATATGGATCAGGGTAGAGTCTGGTATGCCCCAGAAAACTCCAGCAAATGGCATAGAGGCTATGGTGCAGGGATTATGCTGAGTCCTCTTTCTGTGGCTGTACTAACTGCCACTTACAATTGGTCAGAGGAATTCAACATCTTCGAAATCAAGTTCGGCTTTTTCTTCTAA
- a CDS encoding sodium:solute symporter, producing the protein MEGITTLDLSIIGIYFVAVLGIGLYIARSTKTGEDLFLGGRTFGWGLIGLSLFASNISSSTIIGLSGAAYSTGVVQSVFEWMSGLPLIVAALVFVPLYLKSQITTIPEFLERRFDRRSQVIFSVITIFISIVVDTAGGLYAGAIVLRTFFPDLILWQTCLVLALIAGVYTAFGGLKAVVYTDAIQAIILILGCSILTYMLFERLDFSWQTVVDSAPEGHFSMVRPLSDSSLPWPGLLLGVPILGFWYWSTNQYIVQRILGGKNIQHARWGVILAGFLKVIPLFIMVIPGAMAISLFPGLENADAVFPTIVVEVLPSGLIGLVLAGLISAIMSSVDSTLNSASTLLVVDFIKPRNPGITPERTAYYGRMSTLILMVVAAGWAPMIANFGGLWAYLQQMFAIVVPPIACIFLLGVFYKRGNAEGAFWTLVIGTVLGTILFLLGQFDMWPIHFTINVGIMLAVSAAIFIGVSERTEAPPSEKIENYTFKKSLISEGMEGMPWYKDYRFHMVLLLGLILYILVAFF; encoded by the coding sequence ATGGAAGGAATTACTACGCTAGATCTATCGATCATTGGGATCTATTTTGTTGCCGTTTTAGGAATAGGGCTTTACATAGCCCGCTCAACCAAAACAGGCGAAGATTTATTTCTGGGGGGCCGTACCTTTGGTTGGGGACTCATTGGTCTTTCCCTATTTGCCTCCAATATTTCCAGTTCTACCATCATTGGACTATCCGGAGCGGCCTATAGCACGGGGGTTGTCCAATCGGTTTTCGAATGGATGTCTGGTCTACCTTTGATCGTAGCTGCTTTGGTCTTTGTCCCCCTCTACCTGAAATCTCAAATCACCACCATCCCCGAATTTCTGGAAAGAAGATTTGACAGAAGATCTCAGGTAATTTTCTCCGTCATCACCATTTTCATCAGTATAGTTGTGGATACAGCGGGAGGACTTTATGCAGGGGCTATTGTTTTACGAACCTTCTTTCCGGATTTGATCCTCTGGCAAACCTGTCTTGTATTGGCTTTGATCGCGGGGGTCTATACGGCTTTTGGGGGATTAAAAGCGGTAGTATATACCGACGCTATTCAGGCGATCATCCTGATTTTAGGATGTAGCATTTTGACCTATATGTTATTTGAGCGACTGGATTTTTCCTGGCAAACAGTAGTTGACTCTGCTCCTGAAGGACACTTTTCTATGGTGAGGCCTTTGAGTGATAGCTCTCTTCCCTGGCCCGGTCTTTTGCTGGGGGTTCCGATTCTGGGCTTCTGGTACTGGTCCACCAACCAGTATATAGTCCAAAGAATTCTGGGGGGTAAGAATATCCAACATGCTCGTTGGGGGGTGATTCTTGCTGGTTTCCTCAAAGTGATTCCTTTATTTATAATGGTGATTCCTGGTGCAATGGCGATCAGTTTATTTCCAGGACTTGAAAATGCAGATGCTGTTTTCCCAACTATTGTAGTAGAAGTTTTGCCATCTGGTCTGATTGGGCTGGTTCTGGCGGGATTGATCTCTGCTATTATGTCTAGTGTCGATTCAACCCTCAACTCAGCCTCGACTTTATTGGTCGTTGACTTTATAAAGCCTCGCAATCCTGGCATTACTCCCGAGCGGACCGCATACTATGGGAGAATGTCCACCTTGATTTTAATGGTAGTTGCAGCTGGATGGGCTCCGATGATTGCCAACTTTGGAGGACTTTGGGCATATCTACAGCAAATGTTTGCCATAGTAGTACCTCCGATAGCCTGTATTTTTCTCTTAGGAGTTTTTTATAAAAGGGGAAATGCAGAAGGTGCTTTCTGGACCCTGGTCATCGGCACTGTTTTAGGGACGATTCTATTCCTCCTGGGACAATTTGATATGTGGCCGATTCACTTTACCATCAATGTAGGAATCATGCTGGCAGTTAGTGCTGCCATCTTTATAGGAGTAAGTGAAAGAACGGAAGCTCCACCTTCTGAAAAAATTGAGAACTATACCTTCAAAAAGTCATTGATTTCAGAAGGAATGGAAGGAATGCCCTGGTACAAAGATTACCGCTTTCATATGGTACTTCTTCTGGGCTTGATTCTGTATATTTTGGTAGCCTTCTTCTAG
- a CDS encoding amino acid permease, protein MKKLERTLSLPYVVAIAIGGMLGSGIFVLPGLAAAKTGPSIWMAYLVAGICVLPAALSKSELSTAMPTSGGTYIYLERVFGPLMGTISGFGLWFSLLLKSSFALVGVSAYLNVLANVPLKLTSIVLLCIIIGLNIMGVKKVGLAQLVIVTLSLICLIGVSAMGLINLDSSYLEPAFMEGADGFVTAIGFVFVSYAGVTKVAAIAEEVKNPGKNLPRAIMAALTIITIIYCLVVFVLVGNIPIDELATDIKPIYTLFHLLGGEWAGTIAAVLGVVTLSSMANSGVLAASRFPFAMSRDNLLPPMFHKVNKRYLTPYICILVTGALMACMILFIPIERIVKLASAFKIMMFVGVNACVIILRETGVEWYKPDYRSPFYPWIQIFGVVSGMVLIAFLGGLALTGAIVITVSGILAYQFYGKKNADRKGVWQRYGKRAYLNPKEKPALLPSYRSEEGKEMELEEGAPFKKNITSVAENAEIVVPLFGNERSPETLAEIAGALANGKKVQVVHLTEAPEQTMLTAMIEDNPAVLSLNRRMAAMAEEKKINIEFDSSVTHELLDTVQVISERTDCEWMVMGISGRASHGSWIRNPVRWLMTHLDCNMALFRDAGVRYIRQILVYPERGSHLDLVVSTADDMARIFNAEITFIRVAAPEADHTELAAEEGYLKELGKSCKSTTHYMVFQDKKPLAKIIEKSAGFDLLITGMPKEEKFINSILGTWKDALFEKAACSVLELSTPRTNAWDAIIPNVLKEKE, encoded by the coding sequence TTGAAAAAACTTGAACGCACCCTATCCTTACCATATGTAGTCGCAATTGCAATCGGAGGTATGCTAGGGTCAGGGATCTTTGTATTGCCCGGACTAGCTGCAGCGAAAACAGGTCCTTCTATCTGGATGGCCTATCTGGTTGCAGGTATCTGTGTATTGCCGGCTGCCCTCTCCAAATCCGAATTGTCTACCGCCATGCCCACATCAGGAGGTACTTATATCTACCTTGAGCGGGTATTTGGGCCCTTGATGGGAACCATTTCTGGTTTTGGTTTATGGTTTTCCCTATTGCTGAAAAGCTCCTTTGCCCTGGTAGGTGTAAGCGCTTATCTCAATGTCCTGGCAAATGTCCCCCTTAAACTCACCTCGATTGTATTGCTTTGCATTATTATTGGCTTAAATATCATGGGGGTTAAAAAGGTAGGGCTGGCGCAATTGGTAATCGTAACCCTAAGTCTTATCTGTTTGATTGGTGTTTCAGCTATGGGGTTGATTAATCTGGACAGTAGCTATTTGGAACCTGCATTTATGGAGGGAGCTGATGGCTTTGTGACCGCCATTGGATTTGTATTTGTTTCATATGCAGGGGTCACCAAAGTTGCCGCAATAGCTGAAGAGGTCAAAAATCCCGGTAAGAACTTACCCCGGGCTATCATGGCTGCCCTTACTATTATCACCATTATATACTGTTTGGTTGTATTTGTCCTTGTGGGGAATATTCCGATAGATGAATTGGCAACAGATATAAAGCCGATATATACCCTCTTTCATTTACTGGGAGGAGAATGGGCAGGAACCATTGCTGCTGTTCTGGGAGTGGTTACTCTCTCTTCCATGGCCAACTCAGGTGTGCTCGCCGCTTCTCGTTTCCCTTTTGCCATGAGTCGAGACAATTTGTTGCCTCCGATGTTCCACAAAGTAAATAAGCGTTACCTGACTCCTTACATCTGTATTTTGGTAACAGGTGCTTTGATGGCATGTATGATCCTCTTTATCCCTATAGAAAGAATTGTCAAACTTGCCTCTGCTTTCAAGATTATGATGTTTGTAGGAGTGAATGCCTGTGTAATCATTTTGAGAGAGACAGGGGTGGAATGGTATAAGCCGGATTATCGATCTCCTTTCTATCCCTGGATACAAATATTTGGGGTGGTTTCGGGAATGGTATTGATTGCTTTTCTGGGAGGACTGGCTTTGACAGGTGCGATTGTGATCACGGTTTCAGGCATCCTTGCCTATCAGTTTTATGGAAAAAAGAATGCAGACCGAAAAGGCGTCTGGCAACGATATGGAAAACGAGCTTATTTGAATCCCAAGGAAAAACCGGCCCTTCTGCCCAGCTATAGATCTGAAGAAGGAAAAGAGATGGAATTGGAAGAAGGAGCTCCTTTCAAAAAGAACATTACCTCTGTTGCTGAAAATGCTGAAATCGTTGTTCCCCTTTTTGGAAACGAACGATCTCCGGAAACCCTGGCAGAAATAGCCGGAGCACTGGCGAATGGAAAAAAGGTGCAGGTAGTACATCTGACAGAAGCTCCAGAGCAAACCATGCTTACTGCTATGATCGAAGATAATCCGGCAGTACTCTCCCTCAATAGACGGATGGCAGCAATGGCCGAAGAGAAAAAGATCAATATTGAATTTGATTCCTCGGTAACCCACGAACTTTTAGATACTGTTCAGGTCATCAGCGAACGAACAGATTGTGAATGGATGGTCATGGGAATCTCCGGACGTGCCAGCCATGGTAGTTGGATCAGGAACCCGGTCCGATGGTTGATGACGCACCTGGATTGCAATATGGCCCTCTTCCGGGATGCGGGAGTGCGGTACATACGCCAGATTCTGGTTTATCCCGAAAGAGGATCCCATCTGGATCTGGTCGTCAGTACAGCTGATGATATGGCTCGTATCTTTAATGCAGAAATTACCTTTATAAGAGTAGCAGCTCCTGAAGCGGATCATACTGAATTGGCAGCGGAAGAAGGATATCTCAAAGAACTCGGCAAAAGTTGTAAATCCACTACACATTATATGGTCTTCCAGGATAAAAAACCCCTGGCAAAGATCATCGAGAAGTCGGCAGGCTTTGACCTCTTGATTACAGGTATGCCCAAAGAAGAAAAGTTTATCAACTCTATCCTGGGAACCTGGAAAGATGCACTCTTTGAGAAAGCTGCATGCTCCGTTTTGGAACTTTCTACTCCCCGGACAAATGCCTGGGATGCGATTATACCGAATGTTCTAAAGGAGAAAGAGTAA
- a CDS encoding FadR/GntR family transcriptional regulator, which translates to MATQFDKGSKKFFQEISLAKPSDNIIDQIRNLIRTGQLNPGDKLPPERKLVEQFGVGRGHVRDALKKLEFYGILKTLPQNGTVVSGLGVKALEGLITNVLQIEDPDFHSLVETRTMLEVKAVSLAAERRTDEDLVQISNALSEFRKKVEMEEAGVEEDLMFHLRIAEASKNSVLRSLSMIIFPDMVKYSQRLNICGDGRFYQSLQEHEEILEYIQEKNPEKAAKTMRFHLEDMLGKGSD; encoded by the coding sequence ATGGCTACTCAATTCGACAAGGGATCGAAGAAATTCTTTCAAGAAATATCTCTGGCAAAACCTTCAGATAACATTATTGATCAAATCAGAAATTTGATTAGAACCGGTCAATTGAACCCTGGAGACAAATTGCCCCCTGAGCGAAAATTAGTCGAGCAATTTGGCGTGGGGAGAGGACATGTGAGAGATGCCTTGAAAAAGCTGGAATTTTATGGGATTCTAAAAACCCTTCCTCAAAACGGGACAGTTGTTTCCGGTTTGGGAGTTAAAGCTTTGGAAGGCCTGATTACAAATGTACTCCAAATTGAAGATCCTGATTTCCACTCATTGGTAGAAACGCGGACAATGCTGGAAGTGAAAGCGGTAAGCCTGGCAGCAGAAAGAAGAACAGATGAGGACCTGGTTCAAATTTCCAATGCACTATCGGAATTTAGAAAAAAGGTAGAGATGGAAGAAGCCGGGGTAGAAGAGGATTTGATGTTTCATCTAAGAATCGCAGAAGCAAGCAAAAACTCTGTATTGCGCTCGCTTTCGATGATCATCTTTCCAGACATGGTTAAGTATTCCCAGAGACTCAATATCTGTGGAGATGGACGATTCTATCAATCATTACAAGAACACGAAGAAATTCTCGAATACATCCAGGAAAAAAATCCGGAGAAAGCTGCAAAAACTATGCGCTTTCATCTCGAGGATATGCTTGGTAAAGGCTCCGATTAA